Proteins encoded within one genomic window of Gadus chalcogrammus isolate NIFS_2021 chromosome 6, NIFS_Gcha_1.0, whole genome shotgun sequence:
- the foxb2 gene encoding forkhead box protein B2, with protein sequence MPRPGKNSYSDQKPPYSYISLTAMAIQNSVEKMLPLSDIYKFIMDRFPYYRENTQRWQNSLRHNLSFNDCFIKIPRRPDQPGKGSFWALHPDCGDMFENGSFLRRRKRFKLLRAEHMACKGSPMMHYFHHHHHHHHPGAKLAAASAHHEHPAGPTSTVSRLPNFQGYGGIACSQSGGFKHPFAIENIINRDYKGVMASGLPLTSVMHHLGYPVPPQLSSMVNSMWPHVGMLPESMGSVPVHTPTDYAPFGMSMKGLYQNANGQALPVPVPIKPTPSLGPGTALTGLQSGSTPLCSAASMLEKSEMLEGKGAPLHPALLLS encoded by the coding sequence atgCCCCGTCCCGGCAAAAACTCCTACAGCGACCAGAAACCGCCGTACTCCTACATATCTCTGACGGCGATGGCGATCCAGAACTCCGTGGAGAAGATGCTGCCTCTCAGTGACATCTATAAGTTCATCATGGACCGTTTTCCTTACTACCGGGAGAACACGCAGCGTTGGCAGAACTCACTGCGACACAACCTGTCGTTCAACGACTGCTTCATTAAGATCCCCAGGCGACCCGACCAGCCCGGGAAAGGCAGCTTTTGGGCCCTCCACCCGGACTGCGGGGACATGTTCGAGAACGGCAGCTTCCTGAGAAGACGGAAGCGCTTCAAGCTGCTGCGTGCTGAACACATGGCTTGCAAAGGCTCCCCGATGATGCACTacttccaccatcaccaccaccaccaccacccggggGCCAAGCTGGCCGCAGCCTCCGCGCACCATGAGCACCCGGCCGGACCAACGAGCACGGTGAGCCGGTTACCGAACTTCCAGGGTTACGGGGGCATCGCTTGTTCACAGTCAGGGGGTTTTAAACACCCGTTCGCAATCGAGAACATAATAAACCGGGACTACAAGGGTGTGATGGCCAGCGGGCTGCCCCTCACCTCGGTCATGCACCACCTGGGCTACCCGGTCCCCCCGCAGCTAAGCAGTATGGTCAACTCCATGTGGCCCCACGTGGGGATGCTTCCCGAGTCCATGGGGAGTGTACCCGTGCACACGCCCACTGATTATGCGCCCTTCGGCATGTCGATGAAGGGCCTTTATCAGAACGCCAACGGACAGGCTTTGCCGGTTCCCGTGCCGATCAAACCGACCCCATCTCTCGGCCCTGGGACGGCACTGACGGGGCTGCAGTCCGGGTCCACACCCCTCTGCTCGGCGGCATCGATGCTGGAGAAAAGCGAGATGCTGGAGGGTAAAGGTGCCCCTCTTCATCCGGCCCTTCTTCTGTCCTAA
- the LOC130384277 gene encoding C2 calcium-dependent domain-containing protein 4C, which yields MWLMDKIRDRVESLPQELAHLVAKADACLSPKTTLSKNLNNNILTPDKIPEFCLPPKLFRRKSLAWNPEGPPEYCFPSGALLQKKKKTSQDTTHDEESFRDACLGGTATAKTRRVRPPPFSAEGYGLAGVYESPNTRRKESLFHGKCPGYVFDRSQRCEMQVANRTQQAQRKTLSSPGLLPLFLGKRLSETGSTESETSSSSSDSTPIGSPYSTGSSLHVLVERAGDPHSTGLHRGLTSAPAAAAAAAAAVTSGPGARLLTLVPPTVLPVDTLQCQKPLQHEHSIPLLGGGYVRLSTERIPLPLSSSTSSSSTSGTFTVRVRVVSVEGLMRDDADQRPLSCALSLCLVPGKLQLQKSATIRNCSHPVFNEDFFFTELSEETLSVLELRLKVMDRSASGTLRRGAVRAVVLRPLSQLLPSEVK from the exons ATGTGGCTGATGGACAAAATCAGGGACAGGGTGGAGAGCCTTCCCCAGGAGCTAGCTCACCTTGTGGCCAAGGCAGACGCCTGCCTCTCTCCCAAAACCACGCTTTCCAAAAATCTGAACAACAACATCCTCACTCCAGACAAGATCCCAGAGTTTTGTCTCCCCCCAAAGCTCTTCAGGAGGAAGAGCCTGGCATGGAATCCGGAGGGACCCCCAGAGTACTGCTTTCCCAGTGGGGCTCTacttcagaagaagaagaagacttcCCAAGACACTACCCATGATGAGGAGTCCTTCAGGGATGCTTGTCTGGGAGGCACAGCGACGGCCAAGACACGGAGGGTGAGGCCTCCCCCGTTCTCTGCCGAGGGCTACGGGCTGGCCGGCGTGTACGAGAGCCCAAACACTCGACGGAAAGAGTCCTTGTTTCATGGGAAGTGTCCTGGTTACGTGTTCGATAGGAGCCAACGGTGTGAGATGCAGGTGGCAAATCGCACACAGCAGGCGCAGAGGAAAACCTTATCGTCACCTGGCCTTCTCCCATTGTTTCTGGGCAAGAGGCTTTCAGAGACAGGAAGTACAGAGAGCGaaacctcctcttcttcttctgactCCACTCCCATCGGTTCTCCTTACAGTACCGGCTCTTCCCTCCACGTATTGGTGGAACGGGCAGGGGACCCT CATTCGACGGGGCTCCACCGTGGCCTCACTTCTGctccggctgctgctgctgctgctgctgctgccgtcacCTCGGGCCCTGGGGCCCGCCTGCTGACCCTGGTCCCGCCCACCGTCCTCCCCGTGGACACCCTCCAATGCCAAAAGCCTCTTCAGCATGAGCACAGCATCCCTCTTCTGGGTGGCGGCTATGTCCGGCTCTCCACAGAACGTATTCCGTTGCCACTCTCctcttccacttcctcctcctccacttcaggCACCTTCACAGTACGAGTCCGGGTGGTGTCGGTGGAGGGCCTCATGCGGGATGATGCGGACCAACGACCTCTGAGCTGCGCTTTGAGCCTGTGTCTGGTCCCGGGGAAGCTGCAGCTTCAGAAGAGTGCCACCATCAGGAACTGTAGCCACCCTGTGTTTAACGAGGATTTCTTCTTCACAGAGCTGAGTGAGGAGACCCTTTCGGTGCTGGAATTGAGGTTGAAGGTGATGGATAGGTCTGCTTCGGGAACGCTGAGACGAGGGGCGGTAAGGGCAGTAGTCCTAAGACCACTCAGCCAGCTACTCCCTTCTGAGGTCAAATAG